A region of the Curvibacter sp. AEP1-3 genome:
CCTGACTCTTCCCGCGCTGAATGCGCACTTGCAGGCCCATGCGCCGGTATCGGCGTGGTCTCGGATCTCCGAGGTCTTGAAAGACCGCAATCACTTGCGCGCATTTGTTTTCTCCGCCTTGCTTATGTTCTCCGGCTTTACCGTGATTCCTTACATCACCATCTTCATGCAGTCCAATGTGGGATTGCGTGCGGATCAGGTGCCTTATGTGTACCTGTGCGGTGGTGTGGCGACGCTGATTACTGCGCGCTGGTTCGGAAACCTCGCGGATAGCTGGGGCAAGTTCCAGACTTTCAGGGCTATCGCTCTGGTGTTTTTGCTGCCCCTGATCGGCCTCACCCTGTTGGGTCCGGTCGGCATGTGGGGCGCATTGGCGGTATCGACCCTATTTTTCGTGTGTGGAAGCGGACGCATGATTCCTGGTATGGCCATGCTCACCTCTGCGGCCAACCCGGCACTGCGCGGCACCTTCATGACCCTGAATGCCTCGGTGCAGTCAGCCGCCATGGGGCTTGCAGCTCTGGTGGGTGGCGCCATCATCAGCCGCGACGCGGCTGGCTTGGTTCAAAACTATTGGGGCTCTGCCTTGATCGGCGCTGTTGCCAGCGTTTTGGCGGTGGTTGTTGCCGGAAGGCTGAACCTGCATCAAGCAGCTGGAAAATCGTGAAATTCGAAGTCATTTCATTGCTGCAGTGCATTACAAAAAAGACTTTGCAATTGGCCTGATTCGGGCGCATAGTGGATTCATAAACATCGCAAATCGTTTAACAAGTTTGAGCGCCGACTGCTACTTTTGCAGAAGGCATTTTCAACCCTGAGAGCAACTGGAGGCTATTTATGAATTTGACGATCAGCGGTCATCACCTGGAAGTTACCCCGGCCCTGCGTAGTTATGTCACGACCAAGCTCGATCGCATCATGCGCCACTTCGATCAAGTGGTAGACGTCAAGGTGCTACTCACCGTTGAAAAGCAAAAGGAGAAGGAACGACGGCAGCGTGCCGAGTGCAACATTCATGTCAAAGGAAGTGACATGTTTGCCGAAAGCGCCCATGCCGACTTGTATGCTGCTGTGGATGATCTGGTCGACAAGCTCGATCGCCAAGTGGTTCGTCACAAGGACCGTTTGCAAAATCACCACCATGAGGCCCCCAAGCGCTTGATGTAGTGTTGCAATAGAGACGACAACACTAAAACCGCCCTGACACGGGCGGTTTTTTTATGTGCATAATCCGCTCCTTACCATGAACCGCCTAGCGTCTATCCTTCCTCCTTCGCAAGTACTTGCGCAAGTTGATGTCACCAGCAAAAAGCGTGCATTTGAAGAGGCAGGCCTGCTGTTCGAGAACCTGCACGGTCTGAGCCGCGCGCTCGTGACCGACAGTCTTTTTTCCCGTGAACGTTTGGGTTCCACAGGGTTGGGGCATGGCGTAGCTATCCCCCATGGCCGTATCAAGGGCCTGAAGTCACCGATGGCCGCAGTGTTCCAGTTGGCACACCCCATCGGCTTTGATTCACCGGACGATGTTCCTGTGAGTCTGCTGATATTCCTTCTGGTGCCCGAAGCAGCGACCCAGAAACACTTGGAAATCCTCTCTGAAATCGCTGAGCTCTTGAGTGATTCCGCTCTCCGTGAGCAAATCACTACCTGCGCAGACGCGGCCCTATTGCACTCCCTGATTGCCGGCTGGCAGTCCGCCAGAGCGGCTTAAGTCCTTTCCCACCTTCAGGTGCCGCATTGAAACCCACCGCAGTCAGTGCAGACGCACTCTTTGAGGAATTCAGGGGGCATTTGCGCTGGGAGTGGGTTGCCGGTCTAGGTGCCTCTGAACGTCGGTTCGATGAGGTTGCCATCAAGGCAGCCCGGTCCGGTGCCGATCTGGTGGGTTATCTGAACTACATCCACCCGTACCGCGTCCAGATTCTCGGTGAGCGTGAGATAACGTACATCACCAACGCCACCCCCGAAGATTGCGCCCGCCGCATTTCCCGCATCGTGACATTGGAGCCGCCAGTGCTTGTACTGGCAGATGGGCAAGTTGCTCCGCAGGCCCTGTTGGCCATGTGCGAGCGAGCACAAATCCCCATGTTTGCGACCAAGGAGTCGTCTGCCTTCGTTATTGACGTACTTCGGGCCTATCTGTCCAAACACTTTGCGGACCGCATGTCTATGCACGGGGTGTTCATGGACATCTTGGGGCTGGGGGTGTTAATTACCGGTGAATCCGGTCTTGGCAAGAGTGAGCTCGGTCTGGAGCTGATTTCACGCGGCAACGGCTTGGTGGCCGACGATGCCGTAGACCTCTATCGCATCAATCAGACCACGATCGAGGGGCGTTGCCCGGAGTTGCTGCAGAACCTGCTGGAAGTGCGCGGCATCGGTTTGCTCGATATCCGCGGGATATTTGGTGAAACGGCGGTGCGCCGCAAAATGCGCTTGAAATTGATCGTGCATCTCGTGCGGCGGGAAACCCTGGAGCGGGATTACGAACGCATTCCCTATGAACCTTTGACGCAGGATGTGCTGGGCATACCGGTGCGCAAGGTGGTGATTCAAGTGGTGGCTGGCCGCAACATTGCGGTACTGGTGGAGGCCGCTGTCCGCAACACGATCCTGCAGTTGCGCGGGATTGACACTTACCAAGAATTCGTGGAGCGCCACCGCAAGGCGATGGCCCAAGGCGGCTAATTGCTACTGTTGCGGTGAGGGCACGCGCCCTTGGTGCAGTTGGCGTACAAACTCAGGGCGTGGTCGGAAATCGCAAATCCCTTGGCTTTTGCTACGGCATGTTGGCGTTTTTCGATTTCTGCGTCGTAAAACTCTTCCACCCGTCCGCAGTCCAGACACACCAGATGGTCGTGGTGCTGGCCTTCGTTCAGTTCGTACACCGCTTTGCCGCTCTCAAAGTGGCTGCGGCTCAAAATGCTCGCCTGCTCGAATTGGGTCAAGACCCGGTAGACGGTGGCCAAGCCCACATCGGAGCGTTCCTGCAACAAAACGCGGAACACATCTTCCGCCGTCATGTGGCGCTGGGTGCCGCGTTGAAAGACTTCCAGAATTTTCAGGCGGGGGACCGTGGCCTTGAGGCCCGTGTTTTTCAATTCTTCGATATTGCTCATCAGCACATTCCTGGCATGGTCATCAAACAGGCCGACAGGGGCCAACCGCTACAATGACACGATCATATCGCCCTTCAATTTTCATGCTCCTTACCTCTTGCCGTAGTCTCCGTTCAGCCGCATTGGCTCTGGTTGTGGCAACCCTTGCCGCGTGCGGTTCCGTCAGCACCACAGGAGAAAAAGTCGCGGGGGTGATGACGCCATACAAAATCGACATCGTTCAGGGCAACGTGGTCACCCGCGAGCAATTGGCTGTCTTGCGAGTGGGCATGCCCCGTGCCATCGCGCAGGATGTACTCGGCACCCCCTTGCTCACCAGCGTGTTCCATGCAGACCGTTGGGACTATGTGTTCACCCTCAAACGCCAGGGCAGTGAGCCTCAGGCACGCAAGGTGACCGTGTTTTTTACCAACGAAGTGATCAGCAAGATTGAAGCGGACGAGCTGCCCAGCGAAACGGAGTTTGTGTCAACCTTGCGTTCTAAAACGGTGCTGGGCCCGGTGCCTTCGTTGACAGCTTCTGAAGAAGCGCTCAAAAAATTCCCGGCGCCGAAAAAGGCGGAGGCACCCGTATCCGGCAACACCGCACCAGCGGCTGCTACCTCCTACCCGCCGCTGGAACCCGGCGGCCTCTGATCTTTCTTTTCTCTTTTGACCATGACCCACACCATTGCCATTGCTGGCGCTTCAGGCCGCATGGGCCAGATGTTGATTGATGCTGTTCGTGCTGCGGACGATTGCTCGCTGGCCGGCGCGCTGGATATTGCCGGCAGTCCTTCCCTGGGTCTGGACGCAGGCGCCTTCTCTGGACAAGCTACTGGTGTGTTGATCACTGCAGATGTGCGCGAAGGCCTGAAGAACAGCCAGGCGCTCATTGACTTCACCCGCCCGGAAGGCACGCTGGCCCACTTGCAGGTGTGCCGCGAATTGGGTGTTGCGGCCGTGATCGGAACCACCGGATTTACCGACGAGCAAAAAGCCGAAATCGCCGAGATTGCCAAGTCCATCCCCATCATGATGGCGCCCAACATGAGCGTTGGGGTGAACGTGACCTTGAAGCTGCTGGAGATGGCGGCCAAGGCGCTTGCCACCGGCTATGACATTGAAATCGTGGAAGCCCACCACCGTCACAAAGTGGATGCGCCTTCTGGCACCGCACTCAAGATGGGTGAAGTGATTGCCGACGCCTTGGGCCGCGACTTGAAGGAATGTGCTGTCTACGAGCGCTACGGCGTGACTGGCGAACGCGACCCTTCCAGCATCGGCTTCGCCACCATTCGCGGAGGCGATATCGTGGGTGACCACACCGTGCTATTTGCAGGCACCGGCGAGCGGATTGAGATCAGCCACAAGTCGTCGAGTCGCGCCACGTATGCCCAGGGCAGCTTGCGCGCTGTGCGTTTCCTGGCCGGTCGTGCGCCGGGGCTGTATGACATGTTTGACGTCCTGAATTTGAAATGAGCCCGCTACAGCTGCTTTTCCAGGGAGATGCGGTTCATACCGCCGTGGCGTTGATATTGCTCTGCATGTCCATCGCCGCTTGGTTTGTGATTTTCTGGAAAAGCTGGTTGCTGCAGCGCGCGCTGACGGACGTGTCGCGCAGCACAGCGGCCTTTTGGCAAGCGGCGGATGTGAATGCCGCTTTGGCGGCGCTGCCCGCATTTGACCGGGAGGGCCTGGTCTTGCCCCTGGTCCAAGCCACGCAGACCCAAGGTGCTGGGACGCTGGCAGCTGCCGGTGACAGGGGCCAACAACTCACCCGCGTCCTGCGTGACGCGTTGCACGGCGTGTTGCAACGCTTACAGTCCGGTCAGGTATTGCTGGCTACTGTGGGATCGACTGCCCCCTTCGTGGGACTGTTGGGCACGGTATGGGGCATCTACCATGCGCTGATCAGTATTACGGGTGGCGGGCAAGTCAGCATCGACAAAATCTCCGGCCCGGTGGGCGAGGCGCTGATCATGACAGCGGCTGGCTTGGCAGTGGCGATTCCCGCTGTGTTGGCCTACAACGTGTTCGGCCGTATGGTCGCCCGTCTGGAGGCCGATCTCGAGGGCTTTGCCCTGGACCTGCGCGAACTGCTGCTGAGCAGCTCCAAGGCGGACTGAATGGCATTCGGCCGTTTGGAACGCCCGTCCGGCGCGCAGCCGTTGAGCGACATCAATATGACGCCGCTGATTGACGTGATGCTGGTGTTGCTGGTGATCTTCATCATCACTGCCCCCCTGATGGTGAGCGCCGTGAAGGTGGATTTGCCTCAGGCGCAGGGTACGCAAGCGGCGGATGCTCCCAAATTTATAGCAGTCACCATTGATCCTGCAGGGCAGACCTATGTGAACGATGCGCCCATGGACAAACCCGCTTTGGCCAACGCTTTGACCGACGCTGCCAAGCGCAACCCGAATACCGAAGTCCGTCTGCGTGCTGACTCCACCGTGCCTTACGGCCGCGTGGTGGAGGTCATGGGTTTGGCTCAAAAAGCGGGCTTGAGCCAGATTGGATTTGTGGCCGAACCTGATGCGTCCGCCTCCCCCTGAACCCCGTGCGCGGTGCAGCGCCTAAAATCGCACCAAGCCTCTCTTCACGGCAGCGTGACCGCTGCCCACTCCCCATGCAAGACAAGTACCAGCACCTCGACGTAGAACAAGCCGCGCAAGCCCATTGGGCGCTGCCTTTGTGGAATGGCGATACCGCCTACCGTGTCACCGAAAACGCCGTGGGCGTGGACGGCAAGCCCAAGAAGAAGTTCTACGCCTGCTCTATGCTGCCGTACCCCAGCGGGAAGCTGCACATGGGCCATGTGCGCAACTACACCATCAACGACATGCTGGCCCGTTACCTGCGCATGAACGGCCACAACGTGCTCATGCCCATGGGCTGGGACGCCTTCGGCCTGCCTGCCGAAAACGCGGCGCTCAAGAACAAGGTGCCACCCGCCAAGTGGACCTACGAGAACATCGCTTACATGAAGGGCCAGATGCAGGCCATGGGCCTGGCCATCGACTGGAGCCGTGAAGTCGCCACCTGCGATCCGAGCTACTACCAATGGAACCAATGGTTGTTCTTGAAGATGCTGGAAAAAGGCATTGCCTATCGCAAGACCCAGGTCGTGAACTGGGACCCGGTGGACCAGACGGTGCTGGCCAACGAGCAGGTGATTGACGGCAAAGGCTGGCGCACCGGTGCGGTGGTCGAGAAGCGCGAGATCCCCGGCTACTACCTCAAGATCACTGACTACGCGCAAGAGCTGCTGGACCACGTGCAGATGGGCAACGACAAGGCCACGCTCACCGGCTGGCCCGACCGCGTGCGCCTGATGCAGGAAAACTGGATCGGCAAGTCCGAAGGTGTGCGCTTTGCCTTCACTCATGACATAAAGGATTCGACTGGGGCATTGATCGGCGACGGCCGCATGTACGTGTTCACCACCCGTGCAGACACGGTGATGGGTGTGACCTTCTGCGCCGTGGCGCCTGAGCACCCTCTGGCTGCACACGCTGCAGCCTCCAACCCCGCGCTGGCGGCCTTCATTGAAGAGTGCAAGACCGGTGGCACAACAGAGGCCGAGCTAGCCACGCAAGAGAAGAAGGGCGTGAACACCGGCTTGTTCGTGACCCACCCGCTAACCGGCACCCACGTGCCAGTGTGGGTAGGCAACTATGTGTTGATGGGCTATGGCGATGGCGCCGTGATGGGCGTGCCGGCGCACGACGAGCGCGACTTTGCTTTTGCGTTGAAGTACGGCATCGAGATTAAGCAAGTCATTCGAAACTTAATTGAAGGTTCAGCTGCGCTCAAGAAGCGAATTGAGGTGGGTGCGGCTGGTGTTGAGTACTACTCGTTTGATGAAAAGCAGTGGAAAGAATGGTACGCGTCCAAGTCTCCTGACGAGGTAGAAGTGTGTAACTCTGGGGAGTTGAATGGCTTGGCTCCCAAGGAGGCCGTGAGCCAAGTTGCTGAAATGTTGGTTGCCAAAGGCCTGGGTGAAAAGAAAATCACATGGCGCCTTCGCGACTGGGGCGTGAGCCGCCAGCGCTATTGGGGCACGCCCATCCCGATCATCCATTGCGATGAACATGGCGCCGTGCCGGTGCCCGAGAAAGACCTGCCCGTGGTGCTGCCGCAGGACTGCGTGCCCGATGGCTCCGGCAACCCGCTGCACAAGCACGAAGGTTTCCACGCCGGTGTAGTTTGCCCCGTGTGCGGCAAGGCCGCGCGGCGCGAGACCGACACCATGGACACCTTTGTGGACTCGTCCTGGTATTTCATGCGCTATTGCGATCCGAAGAACCCGGACGCCATGGTGGCCGGCGGCGCAGACTACTGGATGCCGATGGATCAGTACATCGGCGGTATCGAACACGCCATCCTGCACTTGCTGTACGCCCGCTTCTGGACCAAGGTCATGCGCGACCTGGGCCTGGTGAAGGTGGACGAGCCCTTCACCAAGCTGCTGACCCAAGGCATGGTGCTCAACCACATCTACAGCCGCCGCACTGCCAAGGGCGGCAAGGAATACTTCTGGCCCAAGGATGTGGAGCACGTGCACGACGCCGCGGGCAAGGTAGTGGGTGCCAAGCTCATCGTCGAAGTCGAGAGTGCCGATGGCATGCTGCCGGTGGGCACTGCCATCGACTACGAGGGCGTGGGCACCATGTCCAAGTCCAAGAACAACGGTGTGGACCCGCAGGAGCTGATCGCCAAGTACGGCGCAGACACCGCCCGTATCTACACCATGTTCACCTCGCCGCCCGAGGCTACGCTGGAGTGGAACGACTCGGCGGTGGAGGGTAGCTACCGCTTCCTGCGCCGTGTCTGGAACTTTGGCTACAAGCTGTCTGCTATGGATTCTGTAGCTGCTCGCGCAAGCGTGGCGGGCGCCAAGAGCCTGAATGATGTGGAATTTGGCAAGGAAGCCAAGGCGCTCCGGCTGGAAATGCACACCGTGCTCAAGCAGGTGGACTTTGATTACCAGCGCATGCAATACAACACGGTGGTGTCGGGTGCGATGAAGATGATCAACGCGCTGGAAGGCTTCAAGGCCATGGACAGCGCCGGTGCACAAGTGGCCCTGATCGAAGGTTTCGGTATCCTGCTGCGTTGCCTGTACCCCGCTACGCCACACCTCTCGCACGCCTTGTGGTCCGAGCTGGGCTATGCCTCCGCCCTCGGCGATCTGCTGGATGCGCCTTGGCCCCAGGTGGACGCGGCGGCCCTGGTGCAAGACGAGATCGAACTGGTGCTGCAAATCAACGGCAAGCTGCGCGGTGCCGTGCGCGTGCCTGCAGGCGCTGACAAGGCCGCCATCGAAGCCGCTGCGCTGGCCAGTGAGGTGTTTGTGAGCCATGCCGCAGGCGCGCCTGCCAAGAAGGTCATCGTGGTGCCGGGCCGCTTGGTCAACATCGTCGTCTGAGTACCATGCTGACCCGCCGCCATCTTGTAGCCCTGCCTGCTGCCGCCTTGCTGGGGGGCTGCGGCTTCAAGCTGCGCGGCAAGCAGAACTTTGCGTTTGAAACGATTGCGGTGACTCCCGAAAAGGGGGCCGCGGTCGCGTCCGAGCTGAGCCGCTACCTGGGCAGCATGGTGCGCCCGGTGGCGCCTGCGGCGGGAGGCGCTTTGCCGGATGTGATTGTTGACATCCTGGGCGAGACCCGTGAAAAGGTGATCGTGGCGCTGAACGCCTCGGGCCAGGTGCGGGAGTACCAGCTGCGCATCAAGGTGCGCTTTCGCATGCGGAGCTCCAAGGGGCGCGACCTGATCGAGCCCACAGACATCCTGCAGGAGCGGGATATCAGCTTCAACGAGTCTGCCGTGCTGGCCAAAGAGGCGGAAGAGGCGCTGCTCTACCGCGACATGCAGTCCGACATCGTGCAGCAGTTGCTGCGCCGGATTGCGGCGGTCAAGACGCTGGAGCCCTGAGCCATGGCCTTGGATCGGGTGGACCAGACCTTGCTGGAGCTGCTGCAGCGCGACGGGCGCATGAGCGCGCAGGCCTTGTCGGAAGTGGTCAATCTCTCGGCCCGAGCCACCCTGAACCGCATTCACAAGCTGGAGGACGATGGGCATATCGAAGGCTACCGTGCCTTGTTGGCGCGCCAGTCCATCGGCGAGCATGTGTCGGTGTTTGCAGAGATCGCGCTCAAGGACCAGCGTCAGGCGACGGTACAGCGCTTCGAGCAGGCCATGGTGGCCTGTCCGGAAGTCATTGCCTGTTACTTGGTGAGTGGTCGCTACGACTACCTGGTGCGCCTGGCCTGCCGCGATCTGGCGCACTACCGGGACCTGACCAACACCTGGATTGACGACGTGGGGCTGGGAATCGACAAGGTGGTTACCAGCACCGAGTTGCAAACCGTCAAGGAGTTCGCCGGTTTTCCATTGATGGTCCGTACCACCCGATAACCGTTTGCACGTAGGTAAACGGGTTGCTTCCGATTCGGAAGTAATTCTGCGGGTGTGCAGCGCTTTGCGCGCTTTGCTGTGTGGAGTTCGTCGTTTCATGCCTCTGTGCCTCTCCTAGACTAGAAGCACCAGCCGGCTGTGCAGTAGATGCGGATTCCGCATCCTGTGGCGCTCGGCCTCGAGGAGAACCCCATGACCCGCTATATCGACGTTCACGACATGCAAGCCCTGGTGCACCTGCACGGACTGGCTCCCATGATGTCGGAGATGGCCCAGACCATCCGTGAAGACTTTTTGCGCTGGGACGATTTTGACAAATCCCCCCGCACCGCCAACCACAGCACAAACGGCGTGATTGAGCTGATGCCGGTCTCTGACAACGCGCTCTACGCGTTCAAGTACGTGAACGGCCACCCCAAGAACCCTTTGCAAGGACTGTCTACCGTGATGGCCTTTGGCGTGCTGGCAGATGTGGCTACCGGTTACCCCGAACTGCTGAGCGAGCTCACCATCACCACCGCGCTGCGCACCGCCGCTACTTCCGCCATGGCGGCTAAGGTCTTGGCCCGTCCGGACAGCCAAACCATGGCCCTGATCGGCAATGGGTCGCAGAGCGAGTTCCAGGCTATTGCCTTTATGACGCAGCTGGGCATTACGACGTTGCGCGTGTTTGATGTGGATGCCAAAGCCACCGACAAA
Encoded here:
- a CDS encoding LPS-assembly lipoprotein LptE, producing MLTRRHLVALPAAALLGGCGFKLRGKQNFAFETIAVTPEKGAAVASELSRYLGSMVRPVAPAAGGALPDVIVDILGETREKVIVALNASGQVREYQLRIKVRFRMRSSKGRDLIEPTDILQERDISFNESAVLAKEAEEALLYRDMQSDIVQQLLRRIAAVKTLEP
- the hprK gene encoding HPr(Ser) kinase/phosphatase, with amino-acid sequence MKPTAVSADALFEEFRGHLRWEWVAGLGASERRFDEVAIKAARSGADLVGYLNYIHPYRVQILGEREITYITNATPEDCARRISRIVTLEPPVLVLADGQVAPQALLAMCERAQIPMFATKESSAFVIDVLRAYLSKHFADRMSMHGVFMDILGLGVLITGESGLGKSELGLELISRGNGLVADDAVDLYRINQTTIEGRCPELLQNLLEVRGIGLLDIRGIFGETAVRRKMRLKLIVHLVRRETLERDYERIPYEPLTQDVLGIPVRKVVIQVVAGRNIAVLVEAAVRNTILQLRGIDTYQEFVERHRKAMAQGG
- the leuS gene encoding leucine--tRNA ligase; the encoded protein is MQDKYQHLDVEQAAQAHWALPLWNGDTAYRVTENAVGVDGKPKKKFYACSMLPYPSGKLHMGHVRNYTINDMLARYLRMNGHNVLMPMGWDAFGLPAENAALKNKVPPAKWTYENIAYMKGQMQAMGLAIDWSREVATCDPSYYQWNQWLFLKMLEKGIAYRKTQVVNWDPVDQTVLANEQVIDGKGWRTGAVVEKREIPGYYLKITDYAQELLDHVQMGNDKATLTGWPDRVRLMQENWIGKSEGVRFAFTHDIKDSTGALIGDGRMYVFTTRADTVMGVTFCAVAPEHPLAAHAAASNPALAAFIEECKTGGTTEAELATQEKKGVNTGLFVTHPLTGTHVPVWVGNYVLMGYGDGAVMGVPAHDERDFAFALKYGIEIKQVIRNLIEGSAALKKRIEVGAAGVEYYSFDEKQWKEWYASKSPDEVEVCNSGELNGLAPKEAVSQVAEMLVAKGLGEKKITWRLRDWGVSRQRYWGTPIPIIHCDEHGAVPVPEKDLPVVLPQDCVPDGSGNPLHKHEGFHAGVVCPVCGKAARRETDTMDTFVDSSWYFMRYCDPKNPDAMVAGGADYWMPMDQYIGGIEHAILHLLYARFWTKVMRDLGLVKVDEPFTKLLTQGMVLNHIYSRRTAKGGKEYFWPKDVEHVHDAAGKVVGAKLIVEVESADGMLPVGTAIDYEGVGTMSKSKNNGVDPQELIAKYGADTARIYTMFTSPPEATLEWNDSAVEGSYRFLRRVWNFGYKLSAMDSVAARASVAGAKSLNDVEFGKEAKALRLEMHTVLKQVDFDYQRMQYNTVVSGAMKMINALEGFKAMDSAGAQVALIEGFGILLRCLYPATPHLSHALWSELGYASALGDLLDAPWPQVDAAALVQDEIELVLQINGKLRGAVRVPAGADKAAIEAAALASEVFVSHAAGAPAKKVIVVPGRLVNIVV
- the dapB gene encoding 4-hydroxy-tetrahydrodipicolinate reductase, translated to MTHTIAIAGASGRMGQMLIDAVRAADDCSLAGALDIAGSPSLGLDAGAFSGQATGVLITADVREGLKNSQALIDFTRPEGTLAHLQVCRELGVAAVIGTTGFTDEQKAEIAEIAKSIPIMMAPNMSVGVNVTLKLLEMAAKALATGYDIEIVEAHHRHKVDAPSGTALKMGEVIADALGRDLKECAVYERYGVTGERDPSSIGFATIRGGDIVGDHTVLFAGTGERIEISHKSSSRATYAQGSLRAVRFLAGRAPGLYDMFDVLNLK
- the fur gene encoding ferric iron uptake transcriptional regulator, which produces MSNIEELKNTGLKATVPRLKILEVFQRGTQRHMTAEDVFRVLLQERSDVGLATVYRVLTQFEQASILSRSHFESGKAVYELNEGQHHDHLVCLDCGRVEEFYDAEIEKRQHAVAKAKGFAISDHALSLYANCTKGACPHRNSSN
- a CDS encoding PTS sugar transporter subunit IIA, with the translated sequence MNRLASILPPSQVLAQVDVTSKKRAFEEAGLLFENLHGLSRALVTDSLFSRERLGSTGLGHGVAIPHGRIKGLKSPMAAVFQLAHPIGFDSPDDVPVSLLIFLLVPEAATQKHLEILSEIAELLSDSALREQITTCADAALLHSLIAGWQSARAA
- a CDS encoding ExbD/TolR family protein is translated as MAFGRLERPSGAQPLSDINMTPLIDVMLVLLVIFIITAPLMVSAVKVDLPQAQGTQAADAPKFIAVTIDPAGQTYVNDAPMDKPALANALTDAAKRNPNTEVRLRADSTVPYGRVVEVMGLAQKAGLSQIGFVAEPDASASP
- a CDS encoding MFS transporter, yielding MPITLSSKRERWLLITLAGIQFTNILDFMIMMPLGPALTALFHISDAQFGMLVSAYTLAGGASGLLASTYIDRFDRKRLLLVLYGLFALSTFACGVAPTYETLLLARVSAGIFGGVLSALSQTIVGDVIPFERRGHAMGIVMTSFSVSTVAGVPLGLFLAAHFGWHIPFLLIAGVCVLFAVFAFLTLPALNAHLQAHAPVSAWSRISEVLKDRNHLRAFVFSALLMFSGFTVIPYITIFMQSNVGLRADQVPYVYLCGGVATLITARWFGNLADSWGKFQTFRAIALVFLLPLIGLTLLGPVGMWGALAVSTLFFVCGSGRMIPGMAMLTSAANPALRGTFMTLNASVQSAAMGLAALVGGAIISRDAAGLVQNYWGSALIGAVASVLAVVVAGRLNLHQAAGKS
- a CDS encoding Lrp/AsnC family transcriptional regulator: MALDRVDQTLLELLQRDGRMSAQALSEVVNLSARATLNRIHKLEDDGHIEGYRALLARQSIGEHVSVFAEIALKDQRQATVQRFEQAMVACPEVIACYLVSGRYDYLVRLACRDLAHYRDLTNTWIDDVGLGIDKVVTSTELQTVKEFAGFPLMVRTTR
- a CDS encoding outer membrane protein assembly factor BamE, with amino-acid sequence MTPYKIDIVQGNVVTREQLAVLRVGMPRAIAQDVLGTPLLTSVFHADRWDYVFTLKRQGSEPQARKVTVFFTNEVISKIEADELPSETEFVSTLRSKTVLGPVPSLTASEEALKKFPAPKKAEAPVSGNTAPAAATSYPPLEPGGL
- a CDS encoding MotA/TolQ/ExbB proton channel family protein produces the protein MSPLQLLFQGDAVHTAVALILLCMSIAAWFVIFWKSWLLQRALTDVSRSTAAFWQAADVNAALAALPAFDREGLVLPLVQATQTQGAGTLAAAGDRGQQLTRVLRDALHGVLQRLQSGQVLLATVGSTAPFVGLLGTVWGIYHALISITGGGQVSIDKISGPVGEALIMTAAGLAVAIPAVLAYNVFGRMVARLEADLEGFALDLRELLLSSSKAD
- the hpf gene encoding ribosome hibernation-promoting factor, HPF/YfiA family; the encoded protein is MNLTISGHHLEVTPALRSYVTTKLDRIMRHFDQVVDVKVLLTVEKQKEKERRQRAECNIHVKGSDMFAESAHADLYAAVDDLVDKLDRQVVRHKDRLQNHHHEAPKRLM